Within Homo sapiens chromosome 2, GRCh38.p14 Primary Assembly, the genomic segment tgacaacactgctgttagcctgatgaggttccctttgtaagtgatctaccccttctctctagctacctttaacatttttttctttcatttcagccttggagaGTCTGATGACTGTGTGGCTTGGGGATGGTTATCTTGTGTAGTCtcacaggggttctctgcatttcctgaatttaaagtTTGCCCTCTCCAAggaggttggggaagttttcatggatgatattttgaaatatgttttccaaattgcttgCTTTCAATGAGTCAtaaatttggtctctttacataatacCATAATTTTCAGaggttttgtttaattttcttcaatctttttttaatttctaatatgtgTCTAAGTTATTTCAGAGAACTGTCTTTGagatctgagattctttcctcagcttgatcaattctgctgttaatacttgtgattgtattctgaaatttttgaaatgagtttttcacctctatcagatcagtttggttctttcttaaaatgaccatttcatctttcattttctgtatcGTTTTATTGTATAGAATCCTGGAAATGGATTTTCACTTTTGCCTGAAGCTCAATAATCTTGGTTCCTATCCATATTCCAAgatctatttctgtcatttcagataTTTCAGACTGGTTAGGAACCATTGCTGGATAACTAGTGTAATTGTTTGGAGGTAAAAATAGACGCTGGCTTTtggagttgccagagttcttgcactggttctttctcatctgtgtgggctggcgttcctttaatctttgaagttgctgttttTTGgatggattgtgtgtgtgtgtgtgtgtgtgtgtgtgtgtgtgtgtttatccttTTTGATGCCCTtgggggtttgattgtggtataaggtgggcTCAGTTGACTcacttcatttctggaagatgtCAGTGGGCCAAGGTTCAGCTCAGCATTCCCCAATTCTGGAATGCTATTATCAGGCCCCTAGCTTTGTTCTCTCACCCCTCGAAGTTAGGAACCTGCTGTGCTGGGGGTCCAAAGGTGTTCCTGGATTGCTGGCCACAACACTCCAGTAAGTGGCAGTGACCACAGTACTCTGTCAGGGTGATAGCAGTGGGATCTGTGCTCATGCCACGGCAGTGGCAGCATGGCTGGGTGCATGCTCGTTGGCTGGGGTGAGGCACTGACAGGCATGGGGATGCCAAACCCCATGAcccattattttttatatatgttttctgCCCATTTTCTGCCTCTGCTCCTTCTAGAAAACCCATAATATATATATTGGCTCAGTTGATCATGTACCATAGTTTCCTtaagctttattttctctttttgtttcttttttctttttgtttctctgactggataatttcaaatgacttgTCTCAAACTCACTGACTTTTTCTGctgcttgatcaagtctgctgttgaaaTTCTCCATGCATTTCTTCAGTTCAGCcactatgtgtttttttttaactttaaaacaaatctcTTTCTTGACCTTCTGATTTTGTTCAcatattgtttttctgatttcatttagttGTCTATCTGTATTCTCTTGTAGCTCACTGAGTTTCTTTTAGACAAttgctttaaattatttgttgAGCAGTTTGTAAAATTCTTTCCCCTTAAGGTCAGTTACTAGtcctttattttgttctgttggtAATATCATATTTCCTTGATTGTTTATGATACTTGTGGTCATGTGTCTTTGGTGTTTGACTTTTTGAACAAGTAGTCACTTATTCCAGTTTTTACAGACTGGCTTTAGCAGACAAAGCCCTTCACCAGTCAGTCATCCAGAGATTCTGGGCAGGCCATCTGGCTTGGTCTTTGGGCAGGCTTGCTGCTGGCATCCTCAAGTGGACCTATTGACTTGGTATACCAGGGTAGGCAGTCACTTCATGAGGGCAGGCCCGAAGCCTCTAATCACAGGAGCCAGACTAAATCCTACTTCCTGGAGACCAATCTGGCTCTAAAGCAGGCCTTGAACCCATGTCTTCAGGGGTTAGCCAGGCACTAGGACAGATGTAGTATCTGAGTCTCTAGGACAGGTCTGGAGTTTGAGTCTGTGCATACTGGGCTGGTACCTGAAACTACAGGGGCTGGTATGGAGCCAGGGTTAGTGGGGGTGGCCTGTAGCCTGGGACCATGAATGTCAACTTGCCTCTGGGGTAAGTCTGGAGACTGGATTCATGGGGCTAAGGCTGGAGCCTGAGTCGGGGGGGCTGGCCTGGTGCTAAGGTCTACTGTAATGAAGCTTGATCCTGGGTCTGCTGGAGTATGAGGCCAGACTAGTACCGAGTCCACAGAGCCTCGCCTGGAACTGGGAAAATCCAGAACTTGTGTCTGTGGGGGCTGGCCTAGTGACAGAGGCCACAGAGGCTGGCCTAGCATCAGGGCTTTGTGCTCAGATGGACCTAAAGGCTTGGGGAGGGTTTGGGATTTGACAGGACCGTATCCTGCGACTGTGAGTGTCAGTCTGGAGCTGGGGTCTGCAAGTGCTGGCCTGAAGTTGTAGCTGTGGGAGCTATCCTGGAGCTGTGGTGGGTCTGAAGGGCAGGTCCACATGGGCAGGCCTGATGTCTAGGATTTCAGGGGTCACCCTGGAGTCTGTGGCTGCAAGTGCTAGCTTGTCCTTGAGGTGGGCTTAGAGTCTTTGTCAGTGGGTGCTGGCCTGTGGTCTGGAGCTATGGGGAAAAGCATGATGCTGTGTGTGTCTAGAGCCTGCATCTTCTGGGGCAAGACTGGAGGCTGCAGTCATGGGGGCTGACCTGGAGCCTGGGGTCACAGAGCCTGGGGCCACAGAGCCTGGCCTGGCATCAAGGCAGCCTGGAGTCTAAGTCCAAGGGTGTCTGCCTGGAGTCAGAGGCCACTGGGTCTTACTGAGGCAAACCTAGTGTTAGGGTCCATGGAAAACTCAAGTGCTTATTTCACTCTCTTTCCCCAAGTTTAGGGAATGTCTCTCCATGCTGTGCTTACTGAGATTGATGGAGGGGTgatataaataatgtaaaagtCTTCTTTCTACCCTCTTCGATgcatcctttcttattttttgcaaCATTCAGATGCTTTAATCACTCACTTGGGATTGTTAGCTCTTGTGAaggtatttccattttaatgggtAGTAGTTCAAAtgaatgtttctgtgaaggttCAAGAGCTGGAAAGTCCTATCTACCATCCTGCTGATGCCATTCTCTGAGAAGTACTATTCTAAGCACCATCAGAGCCTCCTAAATCTGTTCATGTCACACTGTCAGGTTTGGGCTACGGGAATGGGAGGGCAGTAAGTACGCGGGAGAGAAATGTCCTCATCTCTCCACAACACAAATCCTACATGAGCAGGACCCACACCCTCATCATAACACACTGGTAGGGATGCACACTTCATCATTTTCCCTAGAGGCCTGGGTGAATAGGGAAGAAGCAAGACCCATAAAGTTTCCTCCACTCAAACACTTTGTCCTTCTCAGAGTATGGCTATGACACTGGCATATACAAGACAAACAAGTGCAGACTAAAAATTTTATTGCTCTTTAAAGCCTTAGGCCGTATGACAAAATGAAGAGACTGAAATGACAGCGGggaggaagaaacagaagaaagataaGAATGAGGTGGTCAGGTTGGGGGAATTAAGCGAATATTCTCTTCCAGGGTGAGTCCTCACACTGGTCTCATGCCCATGATGAGTTGCACACCAAACACAGGCTGCTGACTTCCCTCCTGCACTAGTCAGTGAACTTGCAGACATAGGGTAACCTCACATTACAGTTATAATCTTTCCACCTCAGAAATGCTGGAGAGACAGAAGACATAAATGGAATGGGGCTGAGGAAGCTTGTGAATCCAATGAAGGGGCATCCCAGGTTTTAGCCTAGAAGTTAAAGCCTCTCCCTCACCTTCACCAGTGTCCCAATCCAGGAGAGAGATTCAAAGAAAGTGGAGAAGAGAGGAGATAAGAGAAGACACACTAACATTGTATTTTCTAGCTCAGGAAGATTTCCTGAAGGTCAGACCCAGGAATGGGGGATGAGATGGAAAACACTGGGAAGAGGCAGCTCCTCTGTTTCTTACCTGTGCTTCTCGACAGGCTCGCACAGTGGCCGGGGCTTGAGATGGTGGAGGGATTTCTCTCCCATGCAAAGTAATTCATCACATCACTGCTACTCCACTCCCAACCTTCTCCATTGGGCTCGGTGCCCTGTAGAGTAGAGGAGGTAGCCAGGTGAAGGGAATGGCCATTGCAGCTCTTCTTGCATGGCCCCTTAGCTGCAACACCTGATTTGCTCCCCAGCATGAGGAAAGTTGGTCTGCTATTCCAGATGCTGCCGGTGAGTAGGAAACTCTTCCTTGACTCCTCATTGCTATTGGAAAATTCCAGCCAATAAACATAAGACCTTTGGAACAACTCAAGGTAATATATTATTTGCAGAACAATAATTGATGTAGCATTTGTGATTAGCTTGTGAACCTCAAAAGTAATGTCAGTTCTGTATGGGGACAAAAATTGATCCTATCTTCATTAAGAGTTCCTTCAGAATAGTAGGCAAAGACTCCATGAAGCTCAGAGAATTGTTAACCCAGCCTCATATGAGAATTATGTAATACGCCTGAGGAAGGCAGATTGATTTTATCTGAAAGATAGAGACCTCCACAGAACTCAGATCTTCAGATGCTTCATGGCCTTCCCTTTCCCCCCAAATATTCCCCAGAATCTGAGCTCCAGTGCTCCCTGAAGTACTTCCTGGGCAGGCACAGGGGACAGGGAGTgggcctgggcaacaatagcacCTTGAGAGGTAACAGAGAGGGGAGGATATACTGGCACCTGTGTGGGGTCATGGAGCCCAATCCAGACGTATGAGTAGCTGTTACCAATGCTCTTCACCAGGGAGGACACGAAGGATCCCTCAGCCCCACTGAGCACAGACACCAGGTTTCCAGAGGGCCGCTTCTGGCAGGCCAGCTTTGAGGGCAACAAAGAGAATGAGAGGGAGCCTGAGACCTGCTGAGGGAGGGCAGGGCAAAGGTAGGTGGGAGGAGGACTGTGTGAAAGATAAACGTGTTCATCCTCATTCCCAAGGAACTCTCCTGAATGGAGACCCTCCTCCCCCTGAGACCGGTCACCTCCAACACCACATCTAACCACTCACATCTGCATCTGTCCAGGATTTTGGTGACAAAAACAAGGCATAGCAGTGGGAGCCATAGGCCTTGGAGCCTTTGGGACAGCGGATCCGTGCAGAGGGCAGTTCCCTCTGGGGTTCTTCACCTGAGGTGGAAGAAGAGGGGGGAGGGTAAAATGAAGAGTGGGGCTTGGGGTGGGAGATGACCTTGGGGAATACCTAGGAATGTCcttggggaggaagaccacatTCCTGACACCCCTTCATCTTCCCTTATGTTTTCAGAAATTCTTTATCTCAAAATAGCCGTAGTAAATGGAGCACCATCCAGTCTCTTATTACCCTTTCCCCTTATTCAACCATTCAATACTCTCCTCACTCTGGGCTGTCTCTACATTGGGTCCtccaatcattgtccctccccaCATCTCATTACTGACCCTCCAGTGTATATTAGAGTCCACTTTCCCACCAGTGTATATTAGAGTCCACTGACTAAATGGAAGCCATCTCATTCCACTGTTAGTGGACCACCATGGAGCCTCCCACTGCAAGTTAACCTGAAGGAAGGAGAGATGATGCAAGAACTGCAGGCAGGTTCATTAGACACCACGTCATTACCTCACATGACACACAGGAGCCTTCCTCCTCTTGTTAGCTCTGAGGATTCATAGGGAACCCAGTGCTAGAGGCAAAGCAATCTCACCTTGAACCTGAGACAGCAGCATGAGGCAGGAAAGCAGCATCCAAGATACACTGGGCAGGGCCATGGGAGGCAGCATAGTGTCTGCGACTTGAGGAGGCAATCAGGAGTCACTAAAGAAAGCGTGGTCAGTGGGAGAACACACAGATACCCCACTGCCTcatgtcattttccttctctaGTCCCCTAGGACTAAAGTGATCTTGGTCACATCCATCATCTTCTACAGTTCTGAATGAGTTGTGAATCTGTGTACTCTCCCATCCCCGAGCCCTCCCAGGACACCCTTGCTGAGTCTCAGAGTTCCTGTGCTCCCTGAGGAAGGGACCCTCCCATGTATTCTCCTGTGTCATGTGCAGtagctcctccctgggtctcatCTTCTCTCAGCTCCCACTTACCTCTCTGGTGGGATATGGTATGGTTTGTCTGGTCAGGAAAGAGTGGGATTTTATAAGAGGATCTGGGGGAGGGACATTGGAGTGAAGAGTGACAATGAGTAGGCAGGACAGGGGTCATGGGGTGGGGTTGGCATGGACTCTTCCTGGCAAAGACTGGGGATTTTCCCAGATGTTGCCTCTTTCCTGTTGGCAGGCCAACACTTTCCCTAGGAAGAGGTGAAGTTTGCTTTTTCCTCTGCATCCTCCTTGTCAAAGGCCTGTGGCACCAAATGTGATATGAAATCTTCTAATGTGGACATCTGAAAGAGGAGTTCCTCTGGTGGGTTTCTTAAGAACCCACTTCTGGAGGCAAACCTATGTATTTCTTATTACCTTGCCTAGtaagattaaataaatgttagGTGTTAAGTGAAGATTTACGGGAATTATAAGTATCATGGACAGTTGAGGACATAGATGGTACTGAAGCTAAGAGTAGGAGTGAGGGTTCAGGGCCATTATGCAAGCATGATAGCTAATTTTGATGAAACTTCAGAATTGTCTGACAAGTCAATACATGAGCCACAATCTTACAGAAAATCAGGTGAATGGACTTGTCTTTCCAGTCTTCAGCAAGAAAGAGCTTCCCCAGTGGAGAATGACAATGGCAATGTGATAGAATAAGAGGTAATGAAGGAAAACAAGACATAAGAAGGACTACAGTCAAATAATGAGGATCAAAGAAGAATGAATAATAGTTAAAGAAGGGAAGAGCAGCCATTGTGTAAAATCATAGGTCagttggccaggtgctgtggctcaggtctataatcccagcactttgagaggctgaggtgggaggatcacctgaagcaaggagttcaagagcagcctgggcaacacattaagaccctatctctacaatttatattttaatttaagccAGTTGcggtggtgtgtgcttgtggtcctagctactcagcaggctgaggtaggaggaccttcagttgaacccaggagttcaaggctgcagtaagttatgatcatcccactgcactccagcttaggcaacagagtgagagcctatctctaaatttttgttttgtgatgTTGTAAACATAATTCTGAATTGCATGTAAGTCTCTATTACATCAAAATGCTCACTACTTGTAGGTTGCTCATGAGCTTCCTTGCTGGACTGCCATTTGGCTGTACATTAAAAGCCCTTTTCATTGCATTCTTACTGGGCAAATGGTCAGCTTCATATGGGTATACTGGGAGAAGTTCTTTTAGTCATGTTTATTTTTGAGTTAGCAGTTTGGTGCCTCTGACAAGCATACTACATTGCCCATACACTGGTTCAGGTTCAGTTTGGCCAGTCCAGGAAAAAGTTAGGCTGGGAATTTCTACAGACCCTGACTCTCATGCTATTGTTGTAATATGCCAACTTGTATGCAGATGTTTATAGTAGGGGTCTGTGACGAGGTCATGAGATGTAGCTCATCCTTAATTCACGTCCTCAAAATTCAGTACccaaaattcaatgcaattcctcaAATAATATGAGAAGAAATATAGCCAGcagattattttgttaaaaaggatttttttccacaaaatttATACAACAATATGTAAACACATGGAGGTACGGGGTAGAAGGTAACCAGAGGGTAgaatagttaccagaggctgagacgggtgagGGGAGATGAAAAGAGTTTAGTTCATCGTACAAAcatacagctagataggaggaatatgTTCTAGCTTTTGATAGCacatagggtgactatagttaacaacaatatgttgtatatttcaagatacctaggagagaagatttgaaatgctGACAGTTTATTATTAAAACTCACTTTTGTTCTTAATTGAAATAGTGTGACCTTTGTAATAAGCCTTAAGGTTATAAAATCCCTAAGTGCAATGTGAAATTTTCTTTGCAATGACACTCACTAAACTCACTAAAgttgagttgtttttgttttatttttcattgtttcttcatAACAATGCTTATTAACCAAGCACTGAGAAGtttgtttaaatattatatttcttgAGCTGGTTTTGAGTTATATAAAAATCTACTTCTTAGGGATGACACAGGAATTCTTATTCTTGATGTAACCAAGGCTGAGTTTTAAGGAGCTTCCTTTGCCAAAAGATGTCCAATTTGTACTTTTATCCCTATTATCTTCTGAATCAGATATTTGCAGATAAGACTTAGTAGTCATTCTTAGAATTATAAAAGTGAAAACTGATCTCTTTGCAGGAGCCTAATATATTTGTTTCAAGGATGGTAAAATGTAGAGGTTTCCTGGAAGATGGCTCAGCAGGGTCCATGTCAAAAATAGCCTTGAACTGTATCTCACTGGAGATTTATCACTAAAGTGCACCCCTTTGAGATATATTAACCAGATGTCCAGAATGCCACTTTGGTCCTTTCATCTTATCCTAACACTGTCAGAAGAATTGGGAAAGGGATAAGATTAGGTGCTGAGCAactataaaacaggaaaaagggACAAAACTTCAAAGCCCCTGAGGCCAATGAGGGAAGTTATTAACATCAAAGAACTGGAAAGCTGATAACATAGCTACTGAAATTTGGTCAATTATACGTAAGCCATGAACAGTAACTATCATATGACCTGTGCAGTTATTGGAGGCAATAATTTTTATCAGAAAACTGTGTTAATATTTATTTGGTTTCAAATTTTCACATTGATCTTGGAAGAGTTCCCTGTTCATATCATGTTTGCTCTTCTAACGTTATCTATTTGGGTATTTTAAAAAGGCTATtgctttttattgatttttcttttagaataagCTAGTTATAATACAAAATGttcatttgggaaaaaattaagataatgttTTCAATTAATTACCATAAATCATACTCAAACAGCTTGTGGGTGATAATTTTGCAGATCTGAACTGTTCACAATGTATCAGAGTTCACATTTCTTGtggtagcaaataaaaataaaaataagaaataattccaTAGtcatgttgcttttctttttgtaataaattatctttatcatacagaaaacatttaacaaacaAGTATAGGTTGACCATCTAGAATCTACAGCGATAATATCTTGCCAtcttttttagctttattttttagagaaatgaagcaaaaagaagTAATACAatcaaattaatattaataaaatgataaataatacattaatattaatgattaataaaatgataaataataaatgatataataaataatatcattaataaaatgataaatataataaaattataaataataataattaatattattttaaaaaataatattaataaaatgataaataaatagtaGTCCATTTATGTTATTCCTCAGTCCCACTTATTTCCATGCTTCTCCATTaccaattttataattatttttcatatatatatatatattttgcagttGCAAGGTTTAATAGAGTgtaaacagagctcccatacaaagggaggggacccaaagagggtagccattgctggctcaaatgcctgggtttatatcctgatcattgtcccccacgctgtgctctcaggtgatagatgattggctatttctttacctcctgtttttgcctaattagcattttagtgagctctctttactacttgattggtcaggtgtgaactaagttgcaagccccgtgtttaaaggtgggtgcagtcaccttcccagctaggcttagggattcttagtcagcctaggaaatccagctagtcctgctCTCAGTcccccctctcaacaggaaaacccaagtgctgttggggaggttggccaaTGATtgctctaactgcttcctgctgaactgGGGTGTAGTAggggttgtgcagttgagatttcctcgggAGAGTTGCCTTCAATGTCATTAACATTGGAGCATGAGGCTAGCAGGCCAGTCCAGGGGTCTGCagtagatcttagtcatggactgcatctggggctccatttgaagaaccatttgtagttttacagcttcgattctggaagagacaaacttaacaaggaggttaaaggtACAGGGATTGAAAGGTATGGCCTGCAGTGCAGGGGttatttctttggcacacttcacaggccctgactatctgcttgatagttttgaaaaggcctggtccagtaaataataatttggccatctgatgggtgctatcaatgTCTAAGTGAAAGTtttggtgaagggttttaagtaatttccattggttagctgcaggcaaaagtatttttccttctttggtggCTAGCCATCCTCAGGGGAGGAAAGTATGTCCTCATGAGGTTCCCCATTCTATTCATCCTgctgagtactggggcttggtttcctggAGGGGGTTACCCCACACTAGGGGTCCCTCTATAAGCATTTCTGATGGAGGGTCCTGTCTTGCAgctcttttggcttcaatatcTGCTTGGtggttcccttctatttccctttcctttcttctctgatGACCCtagcagtgtaagactgccacctctttgggtttctgtacagccaataataatctcctaatggcttcctgatggTTGATAGGTTTTCCCTcagaagttaggaattccctttctctccatattgctgcatgggcatggaggactaggtaagcatacttagagtctatatgtatatttaccctttttccttctcctaattctagtgCTCGAGTGAGGGCTATTAGTTATGCCGGCTGAGCACTAGTTCCTGGAGTGAGGGGATTATtttcaagtattccattatcCCTGACCACTTTTCAAGgtcctttttctacaaaggaacttccatcagtatacaagTTAAGGTCGGAATCAGTCAAGGGAACCTCTAAAAGGTCCCCTCGAGCGGGGTAGGTTTGAGCAATTACTTGTTGACAgttatgttctatcttttcttcattgtctggaagaaatgtggctgggttaAGAGTTGCAAAGGCGCGCAGTTGCAGCACAGGCCCTTCAAGTAATAGAGCCTGATGTTTAAGTAAACGATCgtctgacagccacaagtctcctttagcagtgagtatgccgttcacatcatgagatgtccacacagtaagatctcttccatgtattattttaactgcttcagatactAAGACTGCTACCGCTGCCACTACCCATAAACAATGAGGCCAACCCTTTGCCACtgcatcaatttccttactcagGTATGCCACAGTTGGCAAGTTCATCCCTCGGACCTGTGTAAGGACTCCTAgagctatttctgtttttttctgtgacatttaaagaaaaatcttgcCCCTTTGGCAAGCGTAACACTGGAACTTGGGTTAGAGCCTTCTTTAGAGCCTGGAAAGCTGCTTGTGCTTCAGGTGTCCACCTTACTAAATgggtattggctttctgagtttccttaattagtgTATATAATGATCTGGCTATTTTGCCatacctgggaatccatattTGGCAGAAACCTGTTATGCCAAGGAACCCTCTTAGTTGCTTAGGGTTTTGGGATGAGGACAAGCCAGTATAGGCTGCATATGTTCCCCACTGAGGGCCCTGGTacctttggataattttagcccTAAGTATTTAAACTTctgtgagcagagctgagcctttggTTTGGAATCTTGTAGCCACAGGTAGCGAGGAAATTTAAGAGTGCTTGGGTGGCTTGATGGCACAAGGCTTCTGAATGGGTGgctaaaagtaaatcatccatgTACCAAAGGACAAGAGTGTCCAGGTATGAGAATTGGCTCAAGTCTTGGGctaatgcctggccaaatagatgGGGGCTATCTCTGAACCCCTGGGGTAAAACAGTCCAGGTGAGTTGAGACATTGGGTTCGAAGGATCttcaaaggcaaataaaaattgagagTCAGAATGtacagggatgcagaaaaagacatccttaaggtccaggactgtaaaccactctgcttcctctggtatttgggaaagcagGGTATAAGGGTTAGGTACAGCTGGATATAGAGGAACAACAGCCTAATCGataatcctgagatcttgcacTAACCTCCACTGTCCACTGGGTTTCTGTACTCCTAAAATTGGAATATTGCAAGGGCTATTGCATGGTTTTACTAGGCCTTGGGCTTTTCGGTCCTTAACAATCTTTTGGAGTCCTTGTTGGGCCTTGGGTCTAAGGGGTACtgcctttggtagggaaaggaggcAGAATCCTTTAGTTTAACTTGAACAGGATGgcattctttgctcatccatactgtccttctgttgcccagacttcaggattaattccttcctcaagcaggggacaacaaacgggtgttccttctcctatgttcaggtgtgtaatggcccctgcttttgctagaatTTCTCTCACTAACAagggagtggggctttcaggcataattagaaaagcatgtgaaatGAGTAAAGTTCCCCAGTCATAACTTAGTGCctgggagaagtatctagtgactggctgtcctaggacccctcggatagtgacagatctggaggacagttgtccAGGACAGAACagtaagactgagaaggccgtgccagtgtccaggagacagttaacctcCTGGCCCTCAAAGGTCAAGCATACCCAGGGCTCTatgagggtgatggcatgggctggtGCTTGCCCCGGGAACCCTCAGTCCTgctgttggatcatctggttagtggcttctgactcagaggaccttcATCCCCCGGGGCCCtgggccttccagtgattcccttgaTATAACGGGCATGGACGAGGGGGTGGCTTATTTGTACTtggataatcttttttaaaatgtccttgtaGACTgcactggaagcaagccctattaGGCACCCAATTTGCTCAGCATTTCCCttttccagagcctccaaagtccACTTGCCTGAGGGCTATAACTAAAGCGGTGGCCTTTTTTTTATCCCGTTTGTCCCATTCCGcctgctcctcctgatctctattataaaaaaacCGAGGTTGCCAAGTTCAGtagggtttctaagttttgctccAGGCCTAAGGCtgacttttgaagtttttttctaatgtctgcagctgactgagtgataaacttttcctttaagattagttggccttcaaAAGAGTCAGGTGACAGACAGGTTTTCCTCCTCAATGCCTCCCTTAGTCTTtccagaaaggcagtaggattttcttcctttccctttgttatactggacatcattgaataattcataggcttcttcctagttttccttagtccttctagcacgcaagttagcaaatgtctgCTGCACCATtctccatgttctgattctgtgtccctatgagggtctacactgggaactgcctgctggcctgtg encodes:
- the REG3A gene encoding regenerating islet-derived protein 3-alpha precursor: MLPPMALPSVSWMLLSCLMLLSQVQGEEPQRELPSARIRCPKGSKAYGSHCYALFLSPKSWTDADLACQKRPSGNLVSVLSGAEGSFVSSLVKSIGNSYSYVWIGLHDPTQGTEPNGEGWEWSSSDVMNYFAWERNPSTISSPGHCASLSRSTAFLRWKDYNCNVRLPYVCKFTD